A region from the Rhodamnia argentea isolate NSW1041297 chromosome 7, ASM2092103v1, whole genome shotgun sequence genome encodes:
- the LOC115734885 gene encoding protease Do-like 9 isoform X1: MGETKRKRGRKSESESKTAAATAEAADFRPALDEKLPVGNAEMIEPASSAAGRRRGGRKRHKASEKPEASSPAIMPARSVPRGIESGDFALTPGDLLRRAVAAEMAEEAGARVLPAMDSVVKVFCVHTEPNFSLPWQMKRQYSSNSSGFVIKGRRVLTNAHSVEHYTQVKVKKRGSDTKYVAKVLAIGTECDIAMLSVDDDDFWEGVSSVEFGDLPALQDAVTVVGYPVGGDTVSVTSGVVSRIEILSYVHGSTELLGLQIDAAINSGNSGGPAFNNKGNCVGIAFQSLKQEDVENIGYVIPTPVIMHFIRDYGKNGAYTGFPIFGIEWQKMENPDLRMAMSMNADQKGVRIKRVDPTSPESAVLKPSDIILSFDGVDIANDGTVPSRHGERIGFSYLVSQKYTGDNSVIKVLRDSKIYTFNVKLATHKRVIPLHNEGRPPSYYIIAGFVFSTVSVPYLRSEYKDESETPVKLLDKLLHSMPQSPGEQLVVVSQVLAADINIGYEGIVNTQVLAFNGKPVENLKSLASMVENCKEEFLKFDLEYQQIVVLRTETAKAATLDILKTHCIPSAMSDDLKS; the protein is encoded by the exons ATGGGCGAGACCAAGCGAAAAAGGGGCCGAAAATCGGAATCCGAATCCAAAACGGCCGCCGCCACTGCCGAAGCCGCCGACTTTCGCCCCGCCCTCGACGAGAAACTCCCCGTCGGGAACGCGGAGATGATCGAGCCAGCCAGCAGCGCCGCCGGGCGCCGCCGCGGAGGCAGGAAACGCCACAAGGCGTCGGAGAAACCCGAAGCTTCCTCGCCGGCCATCATGCCCGCGCGGAGCGTCCCCCGCGGCATCGAGAGCGGCGACTTCGCTTTGACCCCAGGCGATTTGCTGCGGCGCGCAGTGGCGGCCGAGATGGCAGAGGAGGCTGGGGCGAGGGTGCTCCCGGCGATGGACTCGGTGGTGAAAGTGTTCTGTGTGCACACGGAGCCGAATTTCTCGCTCCCGTGGCAGATGAAGAGGCAATACAGCAGTAACAGCAGTGGATTTGTGATTAAGGGGAGGAGAGTATTGACGAATGCTCATTCGGTGGAGCATTACACGCAAGTGAAGGTGAAGAAGCGGGGGTCTGATACCAAGTATGTGGCCAAGGTGTTGGCAATTGGGACTGAATGTGACATTG CTATGCTTTCggttgatgatgatgactttTGGGAAGGAGTGTCATCTGTGGAGTTTGGTGATTTGCCTGCACTTCAGGATGCTGTGACTGTTGTCGGCTATCCTGTTGGCGGAGACACAGTATCTGTGACTAGTGGTGTGGTATCACGTATCGAGATCTTGTCATATGTCCATGGTTCTACTGAGCTGCTCGGACTGCAG ATTGATGCAGCTATAAATTCTGGCAATTCGGGTGGCCCTGCCTTTAATAATAAGGGCAATTGTGTGGGTATTGCGTTTCAGTCCCTTAAACAAGAAGATGTGGAGAACATTGGTTATGTCATACCAACACCAGTAATCATGCATTTTATTAGAGACTATGGGAAGAATGGAGCATATACGG gttttcctatttttgggatTGAGTGGCAGAAGATGGAAAATCCCGATTTACGTATGGCAATGAGCATGAATGCTGATCAAAAGGGTGTGCGCATTAAAAGAGTTGATCCTACCTCTCCAGAATCTGCAGTCCTGAAGCCATCAGATATCATTCTCAGCTTCGATGGGGTTGATATTGCCAATGATGGAACTG TACCTTCTCGTCATGGAGAGCGTATTGGCTTCAGTTACCTTGTCTCGCAGAAGTACACAGGGGATAATTCAGTGATCAAAGTCCTGCGCGATTCCAAAATCTATACATTTAATGTGAAACTTGCTACTCACAAGAGGGTCATCCCATTGCACAATGAAGGCAGGCCGCCCTCCTACTATATAATTGCTGGATTCGTTTTTAGCACCGTCTCTGTTCCATATCTTCGTTCTGAG TATAAGGATGAATCTGAAACTCCCGTGAAGCTGTTGGACAAACTCTTGCATTCAATGCCACAATCACCGGGTGAGCAGCTTGTTGTGGTTTCTCAG GTGCTGGCGGCTGATATCAACATTGGGTACGAAGGCATTGTAAACACTCAG GTTCTTGCTTTCAATGGTAAACCTGTGGAAAACTTGAAGAGCTTAGCCAGCATGGTGGAGAACTGCAAGGaagaatttctgaaatttgatCTGGAATACcaacag ATTGTAGTTCTTCGAACAGAGACTGCAAAAGCAGCTACCCTGGATATACTCAAAACCCACTGCATACCGTCAGCGATGTCTGATGATCTGAAGAGCTGA
- the LOC115734885 gene encoding protease Do-like 9 isoform X2 — MGETKRKRGRKSESESKTAAATAEAADFRPALDEKLPVGNAEMIEPASSAAGRRRGGRKRHKASEKPEASSPAIMPARSVPRGIESGDFALTPGDLLRRAVAAEMAEEAGARVLPAMDSVVKVFCVHTEPNFSLPWQMKRQYSSNSSGFVIKGRRVLTNAHSVEHYTQVKVKKRGSDTKYVAKVLAIGTECDIAMLSVDDDDFWEGVSSVEFGDLPALQDAVTVVGYPVGGDTVSVTSGVVSRIEILSYVHGSTELLGLQIDAAINSGNSGGPAFNNKGNCVGIAFQSLKQEDVENIGYVIPTPVIMHFIRDYGKNGAYTGFPIFGIEWQKMENPDLRMAMSMNADQKGVRIKRVDPTSPESAVLKPSDIILSFDGVDIANDGTVPSRHGERIGFSYLVSQKYTGDNSVIKVLRDSKIYTFNVKLATHKRVIPLHNEGRPPSYYIIAGFVFSTVSVPYLRSEYKDESETPVKLLDKLLHSMPQSPGEQLVVVSQDLIRFSVYFWRHTVGAGG; from the exons ATGGGCGAGACCAAGCGAAAAAGGGGCCGAAAATCGGAATCCGAATCCAAAACGGCCGCCGCCACTGCCGAAGCCGCCGACTTTCGCCCCGCCCTCGACGAGAAACTCCCCGTCGGGAACGCGGAGATGATCGAGCCAGCCAGCAGCGCCGCCGGGCGCCGCCGCGGAGGCAGGAAACGCCACAAGGCGTCGGAGAAACCCGAAGCTTCCTCGCCGGCCATCATGCCCGCGCGGAGCGTCCCCCGCGGCATCGAGAGCGGCGACTTCGCTTTGACCCCAGGCGATTTGCTGCGGCGCGCAGTGGCGGCCGAGATGGCAGAGGAGGCTGGGGCGAGGGTGCTCCCGGCGATGGACTCGGTGGTGAAAGTGTTCTGTGTGCACACGGAGCCGAATTTCTCGCTCCCGTGGCAGATGAAGAGGCAATACAGCAGTAACAGCAGTGGATTTGTGATTAAGGGGAGGAGAGTATTGACGAATGCTCATTCGGTGGAGCATTACACGCAAGTGAAGGTGAAGAAGCGGGGGTCTGATACCAAGTATGTGGCCAAGGTGTTGGCAATTGGGACTGAATGTGACATTG CTATGCTTTCggttgatgatgatgactttTGGGAAGGAGTGTCATCTGTGGAGTTTGGTGATTTGCCTGCACTTCAGGATGCTGTGACTGTTGTCGGCTATCCTGTTGGCGGAGACACAGTATCTGTGACTAGTGGTGTGGTATCACGTATCGAGATCTTGTCATATGTCCATGGTTCTACTGAGCTGCTCGGACTGCAG ATTGATGCAGCTATAAATTCTGGCAATTCGGGTGGCCCTGCCTTTAATAATAAGGGCAATTGTGTGGGTATTGCGTTTCAGTCCCTTAAACAAGAAGATGTGGAGAACATTGGTTATGTCATACCAACACCAGTAATCATGCATTTTATTAGAGACTATGGGAAGAATGGAGCATATACGG gttttcctatttttgggatTGAGTGGCAGAAGATGGAAAATCCCGATTTACGTATGGCAATGAGCATGAATGCTGATCAAAAGGGTGTGCGCATTAAAAGAGTTGATCCTACCTCTCCAGAATCTGCAGTCCTGAAGCCATCAGATATCATTCTCAGCTTCGATGGGGTTGATATTGCCAATGATGGAACTG TACCTTCTCGTCATGGAGAGCGTATTGGCTTCAGTTACCTTGTCTCGCAGAAGTACACAGGGGATAATTCAGTGATCAAAGTCCTGCGCGATTCCAAAATCTATACATTTAATGTGAAACTTGCTACTCACAAGAGGGTCATCCCATTGCACAATGAAGGCAGGCCGCCCTCCTACTATATAATTGCTGGATTCGTTTTTAGCACCGTCTCTGTTCCATATCTTCGTTCTGAG TATAAGGATGAATCTGAAACTCCCGTGAAGCTGTTGGACAAACTCTTGCATTCAATGCCACAATCACCGGGTGAGCAGCTTGTTGTGGTTTCTCAG GATCTGATTCGTTTTTCTGTCTACTTTTGGCGACACACGGTAGGTGCTGGCGGCTGA
- the LOC115734853 gene encoding rac-like GTP-binding protein 3, producing the protein MAASASRFIKCVTVGDGAVGKTCMLICYTSNKFPTDYIPTVFDNFSANVVVEGTTVNLGLWDTAGQEDYNRLRPLSYRGADVFVLAFSLVSRASYENILKKWIPELQHYSPGIPLVLVGTKLDLREDKHYLADHPGLVPVTTAQGEELRKQIGAAYYIECSSKTQQNVKAVFDAAIRVVIKPPQKQKEKKKPRRGCLQNIFSGRSLVCLM; encoded by the exons ATGGCTGCGAGCGCGTCAAGATTCATCAAATGTGTGACGGTTGGTGATGGGGCTGTGGGCAAGACGTGCATGCTCATCTGCTACACCAGCAACAAGTTTCCAACT GATTATATACCAACAGTGTTTGATAACTTCAGTGCAAATGTAGTAGTTGAAGGTACCACTGTGAACCTGGGACTCTGGGATACTGCTG GGCAAGAAGATTACAATAGATTAAGGCCCCTAAGCTACAGAGGAGCAGATGTCTTTGTCTTGGCTTTCTCTTTAGTTAGTCGAGCTAGCTACGAGAACATACTTAAAAAG TGGATCCCTGAACTCCAGCATTATTCGCCTGGAATCCCTCTGGTCCTTGTGGGCACCAAATTAG ATCTTCGCGAGGACAAGCACTATTTAGCCGATCATCCTGGTCTAGTGCCTGTTACCACTGCACAG GGTGAGGAGCTTCGCAAACAAATTGGCGCTGCATATTACATTGAGTGCAGCTCCAAAACACAACAG AATGTAAAAGCAGTCTTTGATGCAGCAATCAGGGTAGTTATTAAACCACCGCAgaaacaaaaggagaagaaaaagccCCGTCGGGGATGCCTACA AAACATCTTTTCTGGGAGGAGCCTTGTGTGTCTCATGTGA